A stretch of the Arthrobacter stackebrandtii genome encodes the following:
- a CDS encoding carbohydrate ABC transporter permease, which translates to MSTLTAPEETPPAGTDGPGKNGRRTAGTPRRTKNHRGVSPALRAESNIIRSIGVFLLWAVVAVSIAMLVWMVLQAFRDTRSILASPWGMPETLDFSNFVTAWTVSDFATATLNSAVTTAVSSFLAVALAAPAAYYLARVESRLTNGLTLYFILGLGVPTQVILIPLFVMLNKVYLTDSLIGLNLVYIASSMPFTVFLLTAFFRSLPLEMEEAAALDGASALRTFVQITLPLAKGGILTAFVLQVVAHWNETLLALTLIQSTEKYTLPVALISFVQQQTYSGADWGGLFAGLCIVVLPMLIIYIWLGRRLTEGLTLGMGK; encoded by the coding sequence ATGTCTACCCTCACCGCACCCGAAGAGACTCCCCCGGCCGGCACGGACGGCCCCGGCAAGAACGGCCGCCGCACCGCCGGCACGCCCCGGCGCACCAAGAACCACCGCGGCGTCAGCCCGGCCCTGCGCGCCGAAAGCAACATCATCCGCAGCATCGGCGTGTTCCTGCTGTGGGCCGTCGTCGCCGTCAGCATCGCCATGCTTGTGTGGATGGTCCTGCAGGCATTCCGGGACACCCGCTCCATTCTCGCCAGCCCCTGGGGCATGCCGGAGACCCTCGACTTCTCCAACTTCGTCACTGCCTGGACGGTCAGCGATTTCGCCACCGCCACCTTGAACTCCGCCGTCACCACGGCAGTGTCGTCATTCCTGGCAGTCGCCCTCGCCGCCCCGGCCGCGTACTACCTGGCGCGGGTGGAGAGCCGCCTGACCAACGGGTTGACGTTGTACTTCATCCTCGGCCTGGGCGTCCCGACGCAGGTCATCCTGATCCCGCTGTTCGTCATGCTCAACAAGGTGTACCTGACCGACAGCCTGATCGGGCTGAACCTGGTCTACATTGCCAGCTCCATGCCGTTCACGGTGTTCCTGCTGACGGCGTTCTTCCGCAGCCTGCCGCTGGAAATGGAGGAGGCCGCCGCGCTTGACGGCGCCTCAGCCCTGCGCACCTTCGTCCAGATCACGCTCCCCCTGGCCAAGGGCGGCATCCTGACCGCGTTCGTCCTGCAGGTCGTGGCGCACTGGAACGAGACCCTGCTGGCGCTGACCTTGATCCAGTCCACCGAGAAATACACCCTGCCCGTTGCCTTGATTTCGTTTGTGCAGCAGCAGACGTATTCCGGCGCCGACTGGGGCGGCCTGTTCGCGGGCCTCTGCATCGTGGTCCTGCCCATGCTGATCAT
- a CDS encoding carbohydrate ABC transporter permease, translated as MSSTTARRSRSAAVAAERGQGSSIERQRRKLLVPFVGPAFIVYTILFIIPAIGAAWISLHEWAGSGPMTFVGVKNYIMVFRDELFMKSFGNTLLLLFVVGITIFVLAFAMTLVLRDMAGKKVVRNVIFFPHLINALVFGILAGFIFNPGGMVNSLLKPLGVSEPPAWLAQDNIFPLIMATLVAVTTGYFTTILMAGVDRIPPYYYEDCALAGANAWQRLRYVILPLTWDVFGTCAVLWTISSIKIFEIIWVFGGSSGAGIPPTQSWTTAVYTYVTAFSGQSTPAYGAATASAIISLALVSVLVVLLRRAMRRDAVEF; from the coding sequence ATGTCCAGCACAACCGCACGCCGTTCCCGCTCCGCGGCAGTTGCCGCGGAGCGGGGGCAGGGCAGCAGCATCGAAAGGCAGCGGCGCAAGCTGCTGGTGCCTTTCGTCGGCCCGGCTTTCATCGTCTACACGATCCTCTTCATCATTCCCGCCATTGGTGCAGCCTGGATCAGCCTGCACGAATGGGCGGGCTCCGGCCCCATGACGTTTGTGGGCGTGAAGAACTACATCATGGTGTTCCGGGACGAGCTGTTCATGAAGTCCTTTGGCAACACCCTCCTGCTCCTTTTCGTTGTGGGCATCACGATCTTTGTCCTGGCCTTTGCCATGACACTCGTCCTGCGCGACATGGCGGGGAAAAAGGTCGTCCGCAACGTCATCTTCTTCCCGCACCTGATCAACGCCCTGGTCTTCGGCATCCTGGCAGGGTTCATCTTCAACCCTGGCGGCATGGTCAACTCCCTGCTCAAGCCGCTGGGCGTCTCGGAACCGCCGGCATGGCTGGCCCAGGACAACATCTTCCCGCTCATCATGGCAACCCTGGTGGCCGTCACCACCGGCTACTTCACCACGATCCTGATGGCCGGCGTCGACCGCATTCCGCCGTACTACTACGAGGACTGCGCCCTGGCCGGCGCCAATGCGTGGCAGCGCCTGCGCTACGTCATCCTGCCCCTGACATGGGACGTGTTCGGCACCTGCGCCGTGCTGTGGACCATCTCATCCATCAAGATCTTCGAGATCATCTGGGTCTTTGGCGGCAGCAGCGGCGCCGGCATTCCGCCGACCCAGAGCTGGACCACGGCCGTGTACACCTACGTCACGGCATTCTCGGGACAGTCCACACCCGCCTACGGCGCAGCCACCGCCTCCGCCATCATCTCCCTGGCGCTGGTTTCCGTCCTCGTCGTGCTCCTGCGCCGCGCCATGCGCCGCGACGCCGTTGAATTCTAA
- a CDS encoding ABC transporter substrate-binding protein, with the protein MASKFRFARAMAMMAGAALALSACGGAGTSTGGGDTEGGTLTYWSMWKVGEPQQLVLEKAIADFEKETGSTVKVQWQGRSNIQKLVPALNTNNVPDIVDGPYAKLAPVLGNTGEALPLDGAYASEVEGTKVSELIPEKYLAVSNISDADGKPWMLPYSLSSDGIWYDAGANPELESNPPASWDDFIDLLDTYKAAGKVPMAADGDIAGYNSMWFTTALVRTDGTGSFAKVVEDKTGAAWDAPSVLEAAKKVEQIAQGGYLIKGYNASKWPAQQQVWATGGAEMLFNGSWIPTETGTYASEDFKFSSFPFPPVEGKPSSVRADFVGWAIPKKAKNTELAQKLATHMLKKEYQDAYGTDAKVLPIRTDAATAPEMASVKKSLDSAEEIYLQNDGVTFPGYVEKVFWPIDDELFLGKINATEFVEKMKNATIQYWKDNS; encoded by the coding sequence ATGGCAAGCAAATTCCGTTTTGCCCGGGCTATGGCAATGATGGCCGGTGCCGCACTGGCACTGTCGGCGTGCGGCGGCGCCGGCACCTCCACGGGAGGCGGTGACACCGAAGGCGGCACGTTGACGTACTGGTCCATGTGGAAGGTGGGCGAGCCGCAGCAGCTGGTGCTCGAAAAGGCCATCGCCGACTTCGAAAAGGAGACCGGGTCCACCGTCAAGGTGCAGTGGCAGGGCCGCTCCAACATCCAGAAGCTGGTCCCGGCTCTGAACACCAACAACGTCCCCGACATTGTGGACGGCCCCTACGCCAAGCTGGCCCCCGTGCTGGGCAACACCGGCGAGGCCCTGCCCCTGGACGGCGCCTACGCCTCCGAGGTGGAAGGCACCAAGGTCTCCGAGCTGATCCCGGAGAAATACCTCGCCGTCTCCAACATCTCCGACGCGGACGGCAAGCCGTGGATGCTGCCGTACAGCCTCAGCTCCGACGGCATCTGGTATGACGCCGGAGCCAACCCGGAGCTGGAGAGCAACCCTCCGGCGTCCTGGGACGACTTCATCGACCTGCTGGACACATATAAGGCCGCCGGCAAGGTCCCGATGGCAGCCGACGGCGACATTGCCGGCTACAACTCCATGTGGTTCACCACCGCCCTGGTCCGCACCGACGGCACCGGTTCCTTCGCCAAGGTCGTCGAGGACAAGACCGGCGCGGCATGGGATGCGCCCAGCGTCCTCGAGGCCGCCAAGAAGGTTGAACAGATCGCCCAGGGCGGCTACCTGATCAAGGGATACAACGCCAGCAAGTGGCCCGCCCAGCAGCAGGTCTGGGCCACGGGCGGCGCCGAGATGCTGTTCAACGGTTCCTGGATCCCCACCGAGACAGGCACCTACGCGTCCGAGGACTTCAAGTTCTCCTCCTTCCCGTTCCCTCCCGTTGAAGGCAAGCCCTCCTCCGTGCGTGCCGACTTTGTTGGCTGGGCCATCCCCAAAAAGGCCAAGAACACTGAGCTGGCGCAGAAGCTGGCAACCCACATGCTGAAGAAGGAGTACCAGGACGCCTACGGCACCGATGCCAAGGTCCTGCCCATCCGCACCGACGCCGCCACGGCCCCGGAAATGGCGTCGGTCAAGAAGTCCCTGGACAGTGCCGAGGAAATCTACCTGCAGAATGACGGCGTCACGTTCCCCGGCTACGTGGAAAAGGTCTTCTGGCCCATCGACGACGAGCTGTTCCTGGGCAAGATCAACGCCACCGAATTCGTCGAAAAGATGAAGAACGCAACCATCCAGTACTGGAAGGACAACAGCTGA